A segment of the Parasphingopyxis algicola genome:
CGAACGGCGCGACGACGCTCATGTATGAGGGCGTCCCCAACTGGCCGACGCCGAGCCGCATCTGGGAAGTTGCCGACCGGCACGATGTCGAAATCCTCTACACTGCGCCGACCGCGCTGCGCGCACTGATGCGTGAAGGCGACGACTATGTGAAGCAGACGAGCCGGGCCAGCATCCGATTGCTCGGAACGGTCGGCGAGCCCATCAATCCCGAAGCCTGGCGGTGGTATTACAATGTCGTAGGCGAGGGCCGCTGCCCGATCGTCGACACCTGGTGGCAGACCGAAACCGGCGGCGCGATGATCACGCCGCTGCCTGGTGCAACGGACCTCAAGCCCGGCAGCGCAACCAAGCCCTTTTTCGGCATCGAGCCGCAGATCGTCGATGGCGAGGGACAAGTGCTGCACGGCGCGACCGAAGGCAATCTGTGCATCGCGCGCTCCTGGCCCGGCCAGATGCGTACCGTGTATGGCGACCATGCCCGCTTCTTCGACACCTATTTCACGACCTTCCCCGGCAAATATTTTACCGGCGACGGCTGCCGGCGGGACGAGGATGGCTATTACTGGATCACCGGGAGGGTCGACGATGTGATCAACGTTTCGGGCCACCGGATGGGCACCGCGGAAGTCGAAAGCGCGCTCGTTCTGCACAAGGATGTGTCGGAAGCCGCCGTCGTCGGCATGCCGCACGACGTGAAAGGTCAGGGCATCTACGCCTATGTCACGCTCAACGCGCATACCGAACCGAGCGAGGAACTGCGCAAGGAGCTGGTGAGCTGGGTGCGGACCGAGATCGGTCCGATCGCTTCGCCCGATGCGATCCAGTTCACCCCCGCCCTGCCCAAGACCCGCTCCGGCAAGATCATGCGGCGCATCCTGCGCAAGATCGCGGAAGGCGATATGAGCAGTCTGGGCGATACCAGCACCCTGGCCGAACCCGCGGTGGTCGACGAACTGGTGGCGAACCGGGTCGGCTAGTCGGGCTCGACGAGCGGCGACACGACGCTGCGTTCGGCGATCCAGTCTTCGAGCGCCGCGATGTCCGGGATATGCACGGTGCGATAACCGGTCTCGACGAGCTCCGCGTCGGCCAGCTCGGCCAACGCCTTGCCAGCCGTCACCCGACTGGTCGCAATCGCTTCGGCGAGCCCCGACTGGCTGCCGCGCGCGACATGCCCTGCCCCGTCCCGTTCCGCCATTACGATCAGGGTTTTCGCCAGCCGCACGGCGGCCGGGAGGCGGCGCTGATCGTCGAGCCGTTCGAGCGCCAACGATAACTGGCTGGCGAGCGTGACGAGCAGATGATCGCGCAGCGCCGGCTGTTGATCGAGGAGCCTTGTAAAACGATCGCGCGAGACCTCCCGGATGACCGTCTCGCCCACCGCAACCGCATCCATCGCCCGGGGAATGTCGAGAAACAGCGTCATCTCGCCAAAACTGTCGCCTGCCTTCATTTCGATATAGGTCGAGCGCTCGCCCTCGGCATCCGTCGTGCTGAGCCGGGCCGTGCCTTCGCTGACGATGGACAGGCCGGGCTTGCGGTCGCCGCGCTGGTGAATCGTCGCACCGTCCGGATAGCGCACCAGCACCCCGGCCGCCTCGACCGCCGCGCGCAAGGCGGGCGGCATCCGGCCGATGAACTGGCCGAGTAACGGCGAAAGCGCCGCGTCGCTCAATTGCCAATTTCTTTGCAGTTCATGATGGCGCTTC
Coding sequences within it:
- the acs gene encoding acetate--CoA ligase; translated protein: MSEQDVFPVPAQWAKRAHADEAEYELLYGRSLADPGTFWLEQARTLDWIKRPEISGDWSFDASDFHINWFTDGQLNVSANCIDRHLPERGEDVAIIWEPDDPAEEPKRFTYRQLHNEVCRFANVLKQEGVRRGDRVTVYMPMIPEAAFAVLACARIGAIHSVVFGGFSPDALAGRITDCDSSHVITADEGRRGGKRVALKANVDRAAEQVSSLKKVITIRATGGAVDMTDGRDVWYHEAAETVDSECPPETMGAEDPLFILYTSGSTGKPKGVLHTSGGYLLWASLTHKYVFDYNPGEIYWCAADIGWVTGHSYIVYGPLANGATTLMYEGVPNWPTPSRIWEVADRHDVEILYTAPTALRALMREGDDYVKQTSRASIRLLGTVGEPINPEAWRWYYNVVGEGRCPIVDTWWQTETGGAMITPLPGATDLKPGSATKPFFGIEPQIVDGEGQVLHGATEGNLCIARSWPGQMRTVYGDHARFFDTYFTTFPGKYFTGDGCRRDEDGYYWITGRVDDVINVSGHRMGTAEVESALVLHKDVSEAAVVGMPHDVKGQGIYAYVTLNAHTEPSEELRKELVSWVRTEIGPIASPDAIQFTPALPKTRSGKIMRRILRKIAEGDMSSLGDTSTLAEPAVVDELVANRVG
- a CDS encoding Crp/Fnr family transcriptional regulator, encoding MSDAALSPLLGQFIGRMPPALRAAVEAAGVLVRYPDGATIHQRGDRKPGLSIVSEGTARLSTTDAEGERSTYIEMKAGDSFGEMTLFLDIPRAMDAVAVGETVIREVSRDRFTRLLDQQPALRDHLLVTLASQLSLALERLDDQRRLPAAVRLAKTLIVMAERDGAGHVARGSQSGLAEAIATSRVTAGKALAELADAELVETGYRTVHIPDIAALEDWIAERSVVSPLVEPD